The Planctomycetaceae bacterium genome segment GCTTCAAAAGGTCGCCCATAATTGTCGGCGTATTTATAAAATCTTCAGGAGCGGCATCTATCAACGCCTGCCTGAATTCCAAAATTCCTTTATTTTGATTAGCACAGGTCTGAACACAAACAACGTTCGTCAATTTTAGTTTTTCAATTACATCCTGTCGGACAGGTGCGATATCATATTTATTAAAAACAGCAATAACAGGCGTTTTGCGCTCTTTCAGTTCATCGTAAATGCCCTGCTCAAAACTGCCCCACTGGCCGTTATCGCTTACAATTACGCACAGTTCGGTTCTGTCGAAAACCTGTTTCGTTTTATCGATACGCATCTGCCCCAGAGCGCCGACATCATCAACACCTGCGGTATCGATAAACAGTACCGGCCCAATAGGCAAAAGTTCCATCGGTTTTTCGACAGGGTCGGTAGTCGTGCCTGCGACATCTGAAACAATTGAAACCTGCTGACGTGTAATAGCATTTAATAATGAGGATTTACCGACGTTCCGTCGTCCAAAAATTCCTATATGCAAACGTAATGATTTTGGAGTCGTTGTCATTTATTATCCGGGCTTCCGAGCATTGCAACTTTCTGCGGTGTAATCAAAGCGTCAAATTCCGCTTCGCTCATGATATTTCGTTCAAGAACAATTTTACGAACCGTCTTATTTTCATTTTTTGCCGCAGCGGCTATTTCCTGCGAAGTTTTATATCCGATTTTTTCTACCAGTGCTGTAACTATCGCTGTCGATGTTTCGATGTTTTGTTTACAGCGTTTTTCATTAGCCTCAATTCCGCTTACACAAAACTTCGCGAAAATATCGCACGCATTGGTCAAAAGCTGAATATTCGTCAGTATCGTATCGGCAATCAGCGGCATAAACTGATTCAGCTCAAGATTGCCCGCCGAACAGGCCTGCGTAAGCGCGACATCATTGGCCATTACCATAATCGCCGCCTGCGAAACCGCTTCTGGTATCACAGGATTAACTTTACCGGGCATAATCGAAGAACCTGCCTGTCGTGCCGGCAGAATAATTTCGCCGATGCCGCCGTCCGGCCCGCTGGAAAGAATCCGCAAATCGTTCGAAATTTTCAACAGATTGCTCGCCAGTGCTTTTAAAATTCCGCTTACCTCAACAAAAACATCCGTGTTTTGCGTAGCGTCAATTAAATTTTCCGCCCTGCACACCGGAAGTTTTGCAATATCTTTAAGATGTTCAGCCGCCCTGAAAATAAATTTCCGCGGTGCACCCAATCCTGTTCCAATGGCCGTGCCGCCGAGGTTTACGACTTTAAGCCTTTCGCCGCATTTATAAATCCGCCACCGGTCGCGCCCAATCGCATCGGCATACGCGCTCATTTCTCTGCCGAGCGTTGTCAGCACGGCATCCTGTAATTGCGTTCTGCCGAGTTTGACAATGTGCGCGAATTGCTTTTCCTTCTGCTGAAAAGTTTCGAGCAAAATGACAACCTTTTGTTCAAGTTCCGCAAGCTGCCATAATGCCGCAACTTTTAACGCTGTCGGATAAGTATCGTTTGTTGACTGATGAAGATTAATATCGTCGATTGGCGAAATAATATCATATTCGCCGGCCTTTTTGCCGAGAATAATCAATGCGCGATTGGCCAGCACTTCGTTAACGTTCATATTTGTGCTTGTGCCCGCCCCGCCCTGCAGAGCATCGACTTTTATATACTCATCGAGTTTGCCGGCAAGCATTTCATTGCACGCCTGCTCCATTGCGGAATATTTCGCATCATCGAGTTTTTTCAGTTCATAATTTGTTTTAGCGCACGCAAGCTTGACCGCACCAAACGCAGAAATAAGTTTTTTGTGTACAGGCCGAATCGCAAGAGGAAAATTTTCCATCGCACGTGCCGTATGAATACCATAAAGGCAATCAGCAGGTATTTCCATTTCGCCCAACAAATCTTTTTCTTTTCGTAACACCATATTCTGTATTCTAAAAGTACAAGTCTCTTTGCTCTGAATTTTTAATTATCTCAAGCCGTTTTTTAATTTCTTCTTTAATTCTCTCGTCTTGGACCTTTGAAAGTTCCGCCTCAATAAGTTTCAGGCCGGCTTCTCTTGTCTCTTTGGATGCGTAATCGACAAGGTATTCCATCAGGGTAGATAACGCATTCGGCTGACAGAATCGTTTTATAAAGCCGGGAATAGCGAATTCCATAAAATGTTCGCCTGTGCGTCCAAGCCTGTAACAGGCCGTGCAAAAACTCGGCACAAACCCGTCGTCGATAAGTTCTTTCATTACGCTGTCAAGACTGCGAATATCGCCGAGCACAAACTGCTCACGTTCTTTCACCTGTTCGCTGCCGCAATCGGTATAGCCGCCGATTTCAATTCTGCTGCCTGCGTCGATTTGCGAAACGCCAAACCCCATCATTTCTCTTCGCAGAGCGGGATTTTCACGTGCGGTTAAAATCAAACCGGTATAGGGAACTGCAAGTCTTAAAATCGCGACAAGTTTTTTAAAATCTTCGTCTTTTACAATCCATTTTTTATCAACATTAACACCTGCCGCCGGCTGAATTCTCGGAAAGCTGATTGTATGCGGCCCGACGCCGTAACTTTTCTGCAAAAACAGCGCGTGGCTTACAAGCCCCAAAGCCTCAAACCGCCAGTCATATAATCCAAACAGCGCACCAACACCGACATCGTCGCAGCCGCCTTCAAACGCCCTGCTCAAACCGTCCAGTCGATACAGGTAATCGCCCTTTTCCGTACCTGCCGGATGATATTTCGCGTAAGTCGGATGATGATACGTTTCCATAAAAATCTGGTACGTACCAATCCCGGCAGCCTTCATCTTTTTATATCCCTCGATATCCAAAGGAGCAGCGTTGATATTAACTCTGCGGATTTCTCCTTTGCCCACCTTTGTGCTGTAAACTTTCCTAACACACTCGGCCATAAAATCCGCGTCATAATCCTGATGTTCGCCGAAAACAAGAATCAATCTTTTATGCCCGACGTTTTCCAGTGCTTCGACCTGTTTGACTATTTCTTCACTGTTCAACGTTCGTCGGATTTGCTCTTTATTGGAAGACCGAAAAGCACAATAACCACAGTTATTGATGCATTTATTACCTATGTAAAACGGAGCAAACAGAACAATTCTGTTGCCATAAACTTCACGTTTGAGTTTTCGTGCCGCTTCAAAGATTTCCTGCGTCATTTCACTATCTGCAGCCAGAAGCACCGCTGTATCTTCGACCGACAGTGCCTGCTTATTAAGACTTTTGGCGATTATATCTCTTACCGCCTGTTTATCAGATTTGGTTTGGTCAACCAGTTTCTGCAAATAATCGTCATCAATGAAATCTTTTACTGTTTTGCTGAACGTTTTTTCTTTTTTCATAATTTGGCCTCGCTTTTGGTTCTTTCCGCAAATTTGAGCGAGACGCCCTTTCCGTTTCCTGCGGTTCTGTTAATCTTTTCGATTCGTTGCCTTATAGTCATATCGAACTCGAAAAGCTGCCGGCAGGTTTTACCTTCATATAAATTATAATGCTGCCTGTATTTCATAGGTGTAATATTCGGCATAATAACATTACATCCGCACGCAAGTGCTTTTTCATATCCGCTTTCAGGATTCATTGTTGCCAGCGCCGTCGTCGCGGGAATATTCGTCTTCGGACACAAAATTCTCGCAATCGCATATACCTTATACGTCATTTCTTCACTTGCCGGCACCTGATTTTTGTCATCGAGTAAAAATTTATCAATGTCTGCGACAAGTTTAGTATCGTTATGCTTTATATAAGGCCCGACGCCGATCATATCGAGGTCAAGCTCCTGAAATTTCAACAAATCATTTGCCAGTGTCTCATAACTTTGTCCCGGCAGACCAATCATCACACCGCTTCCCGCTTCGTATCCGATATTTTTCAGTAATTTTAACGCTTCGAATCTTTCAGCCGCACCTTCTTTGCTGTCGGGGTGTAATTTTCGGTATAATTCATCGTCGCTGGTTTCGAATCGAAGTAAAAACCTGTCCGCGCCGGCATCTTTCCACATTTTATAAGTTTCAGCGTCCCACTGACCGACGCTCAATGTTACCGCAAGTCCTGTTGTATTTTTTATTTCACGAATCGTCTCGGCCAAAAGACCTGTGTCTAATTTTCTGTTTTCACCGCTCTGTAAAACAACCGTGCCATATCCCAGTTCTTTGGCCGTTTGTGCGCATTCGACAATCTCTTCTTTGCTCATTTGGTAGCGTTCGATTTTGCTGTTGGATGCGTTGATGCCGCAGTATGAGCATCTTCTGCTGCAAACATTGGAAAATTCGATTAAGCCGCGAAGGTGAATTTCATCGCCGACATTTTCCCTGCGAACTCTGTCGGCCTCGATAAAAAGTTTATCGAGTTCAGTTGGTTCCTTCTGCTTTAGCCGGGATATTATTTGCCTGTGTTCCACTTTCATCTTTTGGATTTTGTTGTAAATTTTTCGCAAGTTCCGCAGTAAAAACGCTGCCTTTGGAAAATTCGCTCTGCACGCTGATTTTCCCGTCATACATCTGCACTAATTTATTTACAGTCGAAAGTCCAAGTCCGCTTCCAATGATATTTCTTGTCTGTTCGTTTTTGATTCTTACAAAATCTTTGAATAATTTCTTTGTCTCTTCTTCTTTCATACCGATGCCGGTATCGCTGACTTTTATAATCACGAAATTTTCATTTTCACTTATATTGACATCTACTTTGCCGTTCTCTTTATTGTACTTGACGGCATTGGACACGAGATTGTTGAGAATTATGTCTATTTCGAGAACATCGCCGTTCATCGTAATATTGTCCGGCCCCTCGAAATTGATGGTTATATTATGTTCTTTCGCCGCTTGAGCCGACGTTTCAATCGCTTTTTTGGTATGCTCGCAGATATTTACCGTTGTAAATTCTCTTTTTCGCTGTTCGGATTCGATTCTGGTCAAATCGAGCAAATCGAATATCAGTTTTTTCATACCTTCGAGTCTTATCAGGCTTCGTTCTATCATAGACTCGTAAACTTCAAGGTCGTTGCCCAGAATTTTCTCGTTAACAATATTCAAATACCCCTGAATCGCCGCCAGCGGAGATTTTAATTCGTGCGCAAGAATCGAAATAAATTCAAAACGCACTTTTTTCTTTTCTTCCGCAAGTGCCATCGCCTGCCGTTTGTATAAAATTCTCACCGAAGCCTTGCGAATAAGATTTTTAAGCTCCGCAGGTGAAAACGGTTTGGCCAGAAAATCGTAAGCACCGTTTCGTGTCGCCTCTACTGCCGTCTCAAGCGATGCGTAAGCTGTCATCATAATGACAAGGATATCTGTTTTATTTTCAGCCAGCTTTACAAGAAGTTCAAGTCCGCTCATCCCCGGCAAATTAAGGTCGAGTATCGCCATATCCGGCTTCTGCGATTCGATTATTTCAAGTCCACGCTCTGCGCTTTCTGCGTCAATGACTGTAAAAGCAACTTCCGTTTTCATCTCCGGCAGATTAACGACGTAATCGTTTAAAACTCTCGCTACACCGGAACGCATTCCGGGTTCGTCATCAACTACAAGGACTTTGAATAATTCAGCCACAGCTAATTTCCTAAAAGCCTGTTAAGCTCCTTTTTAAGCTGCTCAAATCTTATGGGCTTTGCCAAGAAAGCATCCGCACGAATCCACGACTTTTCTTCTTTCGTACCGGCGTCGAACTGGAAGCCCGTTTCGTTCGTAACAGCCGTTACCATTATAACCGGAAGATTATTATATTGTTTCTTTATGTGATAGCAAAGCGCAAATCCTGCGTCTGTTTCTTCCATCATCAGGTCAACTATCGCCAAATCCGGCTTGTTTTTCTGGAGATATTCTTCCGCTTCGGCCCTGCTGAACGCCTTGTCGATTGAATAATCCGACTGTTTGAGCATAATTTCCAGTTGTTCGATAAAGTCTGTGTCATCATCAACGATTAAAATTTTCTTACTCATTTTTTTACTTCCAAATTTTAAATGTTAAATTATTACTGGTATCCGATAATATGTTTTCTCGGGAACGATACTGTAAATGTTGAACCGGTTGGCCCTTTGCTCAAATCGACGTTCGACTCGACCTGTATATCGCCCCTGTGCATTTTGATAATTCCGTAAGCTACCGCAAGTCCAAGACCTGTTCCTTCGCCGATTTGCTTTGTTGTGAAAAACGGGTCGAAAATTTTCGATACATTTTCTTTTGCAATTCCGGTGCCGTTATCAACGACTTTAACATTCATTCTTTTATCGTCGCCGCCGATTACTATTTTTATCAAACCGCTTTTATCCACCGCGGCAATAGCGTTAGAGACAAGATTGCTGAACACCTGGCTCATCTGGTCGCCGTCAACTTCGGCAATCGTATCTTTCGTTTGAGTTTCAACTTTTATTTCAACGCCTTTTCCGTTCGGAATGGCCTGTATCGCTTTGTCGACTATATCGCAGATATTCGTAGGCTGCAAAATCGCCTTGTTCTTTCTGGCGAAATTCAACAGACCGCCGACAATCTTCTTGCACCTGTCGGCCTGCTCGGCAATGAGCTTTAAATCATCCTTCAGTGCCGGGTCTTTTTCATACTTCTCAAGAAGCAGATTAGCGTACATCAGAACAACACCCAGCGGGTTATTAATCTCGTGCGCAACACCCGCCGCAAGCTGGCCCATACTCGCCAGTTTTTCAGATTGCATCAGCGCTTCCTGCGTACTTGCAAGCTGCGTATTGGACTGTGCCAAATCATCGACAGTCTTATGAAGCTGCTCAATGGAATAAGGCAGACACATTTCGCTCTCTGCCAAACCCTTCCAAATCGCAATCGCGTGCTGTCGGCACGTCGGATAACCACAGGCTCCGCAGTTAAGTTCATCAGCAGGAGTATTTTTGCCCATTCGTTTCAGAATCTGCTCGATTTCTTCTTCCTGCGTTATTTGTATTCGCTGGTCGTAAACCGCGAATTTACGTAAAAGGTCAAGGCCGTTAAATTGTTCAAGATATTTGTCCCATTTTTTCTGGTCAAACTTTTTCATTTTCCCCTGAACATATTTGCTGACAGACGCTTTTCTGCTGAACAATGGTTTGGTATTTGAAACGCCCGGCCCCATAATGCAGCCGTTGCAGGCCAGCGATTCGAGCAGTTGAACATTCAGTCCGGTTTCGTCGAATTCACGGAAAACTTCAACAAAACTGTTGCCGCTTTCGACAGTTCCAACGTTTCCCTTAATAAGGTCTTCCCTTATGTCTGCGGTTTGAAACAATCCGCCGCTTATTGGGAATATCGCACCGATACCGGCAAACGGCTCATCAAAGCTGCTGTCCTGTGAATTTTCAGGCGTGATGTTCTGTTCTGCGAGCATTTCACGCAGTTCGATGAATGTCAGCCCAGCCGCAACTTCGCTAACCATATTTACGCTTGCAATTTCGCCTTTTTTAGCAATGCACGGCCCAACAAAGACAATTTTCAAATCATCGCCATGCATTTTGCGAAGCACTTTGGCCGTAGCGACCATCGGCGAAACAATTGGCGCAAGATGTTCGACGAGATTGGGATGGTATCGTTCGACATAAGCGATTATAGCCGGACAGCTTGTCGCTATATAATTTGAATCCGGATTTTCCTCAAGTAATTTTCGATACTTGTGGGCAACCAAATCTGCGCCGAATCCGACTTCGTTTACATAGTTGAATCCGAGCTTGCGAATCATACCGACCAGCTTCTGCCAGTCGATACTGTCGAATTCCGCAGGAAAACTCGGCGCAAGAATCGCCGCTGTTTGGCATCCGGACTTTAATATATTATAGACCTTTGGTTTACTGTCGATAACCTGCTTTGCCTTCTGACTGCATACACGAACACAGTTTCCGCAGCCGATACACCTTTCGGAGATAACTTCAGCGCGTCCGTTGGCAATCCTGATTGCCTTGGCCGGACATTCGCGAACGCAAGTATAACAAATCCTGCATCGTTCGCCGAGCGTCGTTATCAAAGGTATATTACTGCTGTCTCGCATATTATTCCATATCCTATGTTCTGTGTTCTATTTAATTACCTGCCGTTTAGCATAATGCGTATGCAACAGGTGATGACTCTTTTCGCCCAGCGGTTTGCCGAGGAATTCGTCATACAGTCTTGCAACCGCTTTATTGCTATGCGAAGTCCTGATAGAATCATTGGCGTCGATACTGTAAAGCGCCTTCATTCTTGCCCGCACTGCCTTGAGGTCGCCGTTCAAAGGCTGACCGCCGCCGGCGATACATCCGCCCGGACAGGTCATAACTTCGATGAAGTGCAAATCGTTTCTGCCGGCTTTTATTTCTTCCAGCAGTTTCGATGCGTTGCCTAATCCGCTCACAACCGCAACGCCGACTTCAAGACCTTCGATATTCAGCTTGGCAGTCTTTACACCGTTAAGACCGCGAAGATCTTTAACTTCGAGTTCTGCCAGTTCTTTGCCGGTAATCATATAATATGCTGTTCTGATAGCAGCTTCCATAACGCCGCCGCTGACGCCGAACAGTTTGCCCGCCGAGCTTCTCATACCAAAAGGCGTATCCGCTGCATCCGGTCCGAGTTTCTTGATATCGATTCCAAAATAACGGATTAATTCCGCAAGCTCACGAGTCGTAAGAACCGCGTCAACATCCTGAATGCCGTTCTGGCCCATATCGGGTCTTTCGCATTCGAATTTCTTCGCTACGCATGGCATTATCGAAACGCTGTAAATTTTAGCGGGGTCAATATTTTCCTTTTGAGCAAAGAAGCTTTTGATAATTGCACCGAGCATCTGCTGCGGGCTTTTGCAGGTAGAAAGATTCGGAATAAATTCCGGATAGTTCTGTTCTACGTATTTAATCCAGCCCGGCGAACAGCTTGTCATCATCGGCAGTACTCCGCCGTTTTTAACTCTGTACACCAGTTCGGATGCTTCTTCCATAATCGTCAAATCCGCCGAGAAGCTCGTTTCGAAAACTCTCTTGAATCCGAACATTCTCAAAGCCGTTGTCATAATTCCGCAAACATCTGTACCTGCCGGTATGCCAAACTCTTCGGCCAAACTTACCGAAACAGCCGGTGCATGCTGAACAACGACATATTTATCCGGGTCTTTAAGAGCCGCGATAACATCATTAACGCTGCTGTTTTCACGCAGAGCGCCGGTCGGGCAGACCATAATGCACTGTCCGCATTTGATACAGCTTGAAACGTTCATTCCCTGCTCGAATGCCGTGCCGACTATTGCTTTGCTGCCGCGGTTGACGAAATCGATTGCCGATACGTTCTGAATTTCTTCGCAGACTCGAACGCACCTTCCGCAAAGCACGCATTTATTGGGGTCGCGGATAATCGACGGGCTTGAAGTGTCAATATTGTATGCGTTTCTTGCGCCTCTGTAAACACGTTCGCGAACGCCGAGTTGTGCCGCGAGGGTTTGCAGACCGCAGTTATTATTCCTGACGCAATAAAGACAATCATCCGGGTGATTCGCCAGCAGAAGCTCTACAATTGTTTTTCTGGCTTCCATAACTCTTGGCGAATGCGTCCAGATAATCATTCCGTCATTGACCGGAAAAGCACAGCTTGGAACAAGTCCGTTCATACCGGCTATTTCAACAACGCACAACCTGCACGCGCCTGTCGGAGTCAGGCCGTCGATATGACAAAGAGTTGGTATATCGATGCCTTCTCGCCGTAAAACTTCAAGCAGCATTTGGTCTTTATCAGCTTTTATTTTCTTACCATTTACTTCTATCGTTACCATATTTATCTCTTTAAAATTCTATCCCGAAGGGATTCCAAAATTTTTATTTTTGATTTACGATACTTCAACTGCCTTGAACGGACAAACCTCAACGCAATTGCCGCAGCCTATACACTTATCTTCGATAATGTAATGCGGAGCTTTCTTTGCGCCCTTAATTGCCCCAACCGGACACTTGGTCGCGCACAAAGTACAGCCTTTGCATTTCTTTTCGTTAATTTTGTAATTCAGCAGTTCCTTGCAAACGCCTGCCGGACACTTGCGGTCATAAATATGAGCTTCGTACTCTTCAGGAAACCATCGCAGCGTGCTCAACACAGGATTCGGAGCCGTCTGGCCTAATCCGCAAAGACTTGTATCCTTGATTACCTGTGCCAGTTTGCGAAGCGACATAACGCCTTTGAATCTTTGCAGCGTTTGCGAAGTCGTCTTGTTGTGATAGTTTGAGCAGATGCCGTTGAGAATCTCGAGCATTCTTCGCGTACCTTCTCTGCACGGAATACATTTGCCGCAGCTTTCTTTCTGAATGAAATCCATAAAGAACCTTGCAAGGTCAACCATACAGGTTCCTTCATCCATTACAACCATACCGCCAGAACCCATCATTGCTCCGACAGTTTTCAGTGATTCATAATCGATTTGGATATCCAGATGCTGCTGCGGAATACAGCCGCCCGAAGGCCCGCCGATTTGCACGCCCTTGAACTTCTTGTCTTTTTCAATACCGCCGCCGATATCAAACACAATTTGTCGTATCGTCGTACCCATCACAACTTCGATAAGGCCGGTGTTCTTAACTCTGCCGCTCAACGCGAAAACTTTCGTGCCTTTGCTGGTCTTTGTTCCGACCGACGCGAATTTTTCCCATCCGATATTGATAACATCCGGCAGATTCGCCAGCGTTTCAACGTTATTGATGATTGTCGGCTTATCGAACAGACCCCGAACGGCAGGATACGGCGGCCTTGGTTTTGGCATCCCGCGTCTGCCTTCGATACTGTTCATAAGAGCCGTTTCTTCGCCGCAGACAAATGCGCCCGCGCCTTTTTTAATCTTTATCTCAAGCTCAAATCCGCTGTTGAGAATATTTTTGCCGAGAATCCCGTACTTCTTGGCCTGTTCCATCGCCTGGATAACTCGTTTGATTGCCAGCGGATATTCCGCTCTGATATAAACGTAAGCCTTGCTCGCGCCGATACCGTAAGCTGCGATTGCCATACCTTCGATAAGTCTGTGCGGGTCGCCTTCGATTACCGCCCTGTCCATAAACGCGCCAGGGTCGCCTTCGTCGGCGTTGCAGATAAGATATTTCTGGTCTGCCGAGTTTGCGCGTGCGAATTTCCATTTCTTGCCGGTAACGAAACCGCCGCCGCCGCGTCCCCTTAATCCGCTTTTCTCGACTGTGTCGCAAACTTCGTCAGGCGTCATACCGTTAATCATTTTCGCCAACGCCTTATAACCGCCCGCAGCGACGTATTCTTCGATACTATCGGGGTTGATAATTCCGCAGTTGGCAAGCACTAATCTTTTTTGATGTTTGAAAAACGAATATTCGTTCATATTCAAAACTGAATCCCATTTTTCAAGTCCTTCTTCAGGATACTGATAAATCGGTTTTACTTCGCCGATTTTGCCTGCCAGCACATCGTCCAATATCCCCGCGACTTTATCTTCCGTAACTTTCGAGAAAGATACTCTGCACTTGCTGCCGGTCTTGACTTCCATAATTGGTTCAGCCGTGCACATACCGATACATCCGACCTCGACGAGTTCTGCGTTCAGTCCTTTATCACGGATATAATTGGTTATAGCTGTTACCGTTTTGCCTGCGCCTGCCCCCAGTCCGCAGGTTCCCGTTCCGACATAAATATATGTTTTACCGGCCTGTTTTGGTTTTACCGGAATTCCGAAATCACTTGCTTTGTCCATCTTGAACTGCCTTTTCACGATATGAATTAAGAATTTTTTTTACAGCTTCCGGCGTTACAGATGCGTGGAATTCGCCGTTGACTGCGACAACAGGCGCAAGTCCGCACGCTCCAATGCACGCCACGACCTCCAGACTGAACAACCCGTCTTTGGTTGTCTGTCCGGGTTCGATTTTGAGTTCATTTTTAACCGCTTCCAAAACCTTAAGCGAACCTTTTACGTGGCAGGCTGTCCCTCTGCACAACTGGATTTTGAATACGCCCGGTTTAACGAACCTGAATTGGTTATAAAATGTTGCTACGCCGTACACCTTTGCGCTTGGCAGTTTCAAATGTTCGCCTATCTGACAAATTGCGCCGCGGGAAAGGTATCCTTCAATATCCTGAACTTCCTGCAAAATCGCGATAAGACTTTCGCGCTTGGCATTCGGATATTTCTCTAAAACTGTTTTAATCTCTGACAAATTGAACCTCCGGATACGAATACTATTTGTACTTATGATAAATATTTACATTACTATGCTGGCGATTTCACAGGTATTATGTTCCTTGTGAAAAACGCCGCCTTTTCGAGATACATTGTTAAATCTACATTTTCCACAAACACACCCTGCCGCAGCTTCAGCGGAACAGGTGCGAAATTTACAATTCCTTTAATACCCGCTTCAAGAAGAATCTGCGCCACTGCCTGCGCCTGTTCTGCCGGAACGGATATAATACCAAGACTAATCCCTTCGCTTTGGATAATCTCATTAGCTCTGTCAATTGAATAGCACCGACAGCCGTGAATCACTTTATTCTGAAGTGCAGGGTCCTTATCAAATGCCGCCTTTATAACGACATTATTGTGACGTGCGTGAAAAAACGCCAATACCGCCCTGCCCAGATTTCCAACCCCCACAATGCAGAAATTATCCGCTTCGCCGCCGGTCAGAAAGTCTTCAATATGCCCCATTAACTCTTTGAGGTCATAACCGGCATTAGCCCGCCCATTGGTGCCTATAAACATAAAATCATGTCTAATCTGCGAGCTTTTAACACCGGCCAATTTCGCTATTTCGTGCGAAAACGCCTGTTTTTTGCCGCTATTTAGCAAATTACCGACTATGCGTCGGTATAAGCTTATACGTTCTATTGTTTTTTTAGGTGCCATATTCGTTTAATTTTTGACAGCGTTAATCTTTTAACAAGTTACAACACATTTACCAAAAAGTCAAGTTTTTTTTTATTAATTTTTATATCAATTTCCTGCTGAAATATTGCATGCGCGTTGACTCATAGTTTTTGTTACTGAAATTTCGTCGTTGCCTCATTAAAATGTTACCAAAAACCAGGAGGTATACGAGGGGCAATAAAATTAGTACACATGCAAAAGAAGAGTTGATTCAGGTCTTGAAAGTTCAGTATCAAAAATCGGTAAAAATGGAAAAAGTCAGGTACTCAATCAGTTCACAGCTTTTCTTTTAACTACGAGTTGCACATATTAAAAACGCCCGATAATAATGTGCGAAGAATATTGTACGTTATCAACCAGCATTAGACTGTCTTTTGACTGCTCATATAAAAAAACTGGACGTTTTCTGGACGCTGGGAGATGTTTTTATGATATATATTGAGATTTAAGAAATGAGATTAAAGACAATAAGCGATTATTTATAAATGACTTATATTATTGGGCCTGCAAGGATTCGAACCTTGGACCAATGGATTATGAGTCCACTGCTCTACCGCTGAGCTACAAGCCCTAAAGAGTTGTGCGAGTTTACAATCTGACGGACATTTTTGCAAGACTAAAGATTATAAA includes the following:
- a CDS encoding response regulator, coding for MSKKILIVDDDTDFIEQLEIMLKQSDYSIDKAFSRAEAEEYLQKNKPDLAIVDLMMEETDAGFALCYHIKKQYNNLPVIMVTAVTNETGFQFDAGTKEEKSWIRADAFLAKPIRFEQLKKELNRLLGN
- the hydE gene encoding [FeFe] hydrogenase H-cluster radical SAM maturase HydE, with the protein product MKVEHRQIISRLKQKEPTELDKLFIEADRVRRENVGDEIHLRGLIEFSNVCSRRCSYCGINASNSKIERYQMSKEEIVECAQTAKELGYGTVVLQSGENRKLDTGLLAETIREIKNTTGLAVTLSVGQWDAETYKMWKDAGADRFLLRFETSDDELYRKLHPDSKEGAAERFEALKLLKNIGYEAGSGVMIGLPGQSYETLANDLLKFQELDLDMIGVGPYIKHNDTKLVADIDKFLLDDKNQVPASEEMTYKVYAIARILCPKTNIPATTALATMNPESGYEKALACGCNVIMPNITPMKYRQHYNLYEGKTCRQLFEFDMTIRQRIEKINRTAGNGKGVSLKFAERTKSEAKL
- the hydG gene encoding [FeFe] hydrogenase H-cluster radical SAM maturase HydG yields the protein MKKEKTFSKTVKDFIDDDYLQKLVDQTKSDKQAVRDIIAKSLNKQALSVEDTAVLLAADSEMTQEIFEAARKLKREVYGNRIVLFAPFYIGNKCINNCGYCAFRSSNKEQIRRTLNSEEIVKQVEALENVGHKRLILVFGEHQDYDADFMAECVRKVYSTKVGKGEIRRVNINAAPLDIEGYKKMKAAGIGTYQIFMETYHHPTYAKYHPAGTEKGDYLYRLDGLSRAFEGGCDDVGVGALFGLYDWRFEALGLVSHALFLQKSYGVGPHTISFPRIQPAAGVNVDKKWIVKDEDFKKLVAILRLAVPYTGLILTARENPALRREMMGFGVSQIDAGSRIEIGGYTDCGSEQVKEREQFVLGDIRSLDSVMKELIDDGFVPSFCTACYRLGRTGEHFMEFAIPGFIKRFCQPNALSTLMEYLVDYASKETREAGLKLIEAELSKVQDERIKEEIKKRLEIIKNSEQRDLYF
- a CDS encoding aspartate ammonia-lyase, with amino-acid sequence MVLRKEKDLLGEMEIPADCLYGIHTARAMENFPLAIRPVHKKLISAFGAVKLACAKTNYELKKLDDAKYSAMEQACNEMLAGKLDEYIKVDALQGGAGTSTNMNVNEVLANRALIILGKKAGEYDIISPIDDINLHQSTNDTYPTALKVAALWQLAELEQKVVILLETFQQKEKQFAHIVKLGRTQLQDAVLTTLGREMSAYADAIGRDRWRIYKCGERLKVVNLGGTAIGTGLGAPRKFIFRAAEHLKDIAKLPVCRAENLIDATQNTDVFVEVSGILKALASNLLKISNDLRILSSGPDGGIGEIILPARQAGSSIMPGKVNPVIPEAVSQAAIMVMANDVALTQACSAGNLELNQFMPLIADTILTNIQLLTNACDIFAKFCVSGIEANEKRCKQNIETSTAIVTALVEKIGYKTSQEIAAAAKNENKTVRKIVLERNIMSEAEFDALITPQKVAMLGSPDNK
- a CDS encoding hybrid sensor histidine kinase/response regulator; its protein translation is MAELFKVLVVDDEPGMRSGVARVLNDYVVNLPEMKTEVAFTVIDAESAERGLEIIESQKPDMAILDLNLPGMSGLELLVKLAENKTDILVIMMTAYASLETAVEATRNGAYDFLAKPFSPAELKNLIRKASVRILYKRQAMALAEEKKKVRFEFISILAHELKSPLAAIQGYLNIVNEKILGNDLEVYESMIERSLIRLEGMKKLIFDLLDLTRIESEQRKREFTTVNICEHTKKAIETSAQAAKEHNITINFEGPDNITMNGDVLEIDIILNNLVSNAVKYNKENGKVDVNISENENFVIIKVSDTGIGMKEEETKKLFKDFVRIKNEQTRNIIGSGLGLSTVNKLVQMYDGKISVQSEFSKGSVFTAELAKNLQQNPKDESGTQANNIPAKAEGTN